The Amblyomma americanum isolate KBUSLIRL-KWMA chromosome 6, ASM5285725v1, whole genome shotgun sequence genome has a window encoding:
- the LOC144095253 gene encoding LOW QUALITY PROTEIN: toll-like receptor 4 (The sequence of the model RefSeq protein was modified relative to this genomic sequence to represent the inferred CDS: inserted 2 bases in 1 codon), whose amino-acid sequence MQVEILIGVLWLSVVTAQKKSPCKGTDDQDVGTVSLKGCLVTPKNNEDADVECSVVAKPQPDLRPRRGILKAVATPLSDLFPPVLSKGISGACLSLRNVTFECCYEVLLNETLPPLAHDITSFHQIVQFNESIPAQILDCARRSDSTSCSFDVFVAFKSKKDLGEKRDVTHEESQSICNAAFGTSGRNISEAAGGGNVTSPRGTDSLFQMLQDEQALGKATHVVVHGCSIDTLTKDDLSLAPNLQDLEFRGTPLKSVASDAFRSMRGVQKLSFLGSKLSSIPHAVLSIDTLQSLKVKNTVLESNESFSLAVFPSPLKNNSITNLNLKGTPLYFLKDRAFCNFPLLESLNLQRCSLRAMYGSPFICLTRLRRLKLKNNELTTIKNETFQGLVSLTSLKLTKNKIVFYDATPVFAPLVNLDVLHLGENMIEVLFPELFVSLPVSKLTLAINYISEWSAPIFSSMTNLSNLRLDGNKLRALDESMYNDIANLTNVRICYNPWDCTDCNIKYVALFLLEAANNHCCVDCVVCSEKGSLSNVLVMDAAPGTEQACLPPDYYVIVGVPSIMLLLVGSVTGYAVYTNRWYIRYFLLFLRVKVKAYRRLRSGDRFLWDAFVSYHSSDADWVREHIVPTLESTVDRFRLCVAERDFIPGLPIAENVCRGISQSRKSLFVLSRQFAESRWCMFELTLAQHRLFESDRENQMVFIRREQMDESALCPLLSYLFRTKTYVQAPPEDADENVRDYFWLQVRAALEFSSSSSSSSSSSSSSXPPPSPPPPV is encoded by the coding sequence ATGCAGGTAGAAATATTGATCGGCGTACTGTGGCTCTCCGTGGTCACGGCTCAGAAAAAATCACCGTGCAAAGGAACGGACGACCAAGACGTTGGAACTGTGTCTCTCAAAGGTTGTTTAGTGACCCCTAAAAACAACGAAGACGCTGACGTCGAGTGCTCCGTGGTAGCTAAGCCACAACCAGACCTCCGACCCCGAAGAGGCATCTTGAAGGCGGTTGCGACGCCCCTGTCTGACCTCTTTCCACCGGTGCTTTCTAAAGGCATTTCAGGAGCATGCCTGTCTCTTCGCAATGTTACTTTTGAATGCTGTTACGAGGTACTCCTGAATGAAACATTACCGCCCTTGGCACATGATATAACAAGTTTTCACCAAATTGTTCAGTTTAATGAGTCTATCCCAGCACAGATACTTGACTGCGCAAGGCGTTCCGATAGTACTAGCTGTAGTTTCGACGTGTTCGTTGCGTTTAAATCGAAAAAAGACTTGGGTGAAAAACGTGACGTTACACATGAAGAATCTCAAAGTATTTGTAACGCTGCCTTTGGGACGTCTGGAAGAAATATCTCGGAAGCTGCTGGGGGTGGAAATGTGACATCTCCCAGAGGTACTGACAGCCTGTTTCAAATGCTGCAGGATGAACAGGCGCTGGGAAAGGCTACGCACGTAGTTGTCCATGGGTGCTCTATCGACACGCTAACGAAGGACGATTTGTCATTGGCGCCAAACCTCCAAGACCTTGAATTTCGCGGCACGCCGTTGAAAAGTGTGGCGAGTGATGCTTTTAGGTCTATGCGCGGTGTGCAAAAACTCTCATTTCTGGGGTCGAAACTGAGCTCCATCCCTCACGCAGTATTATCAATCGACACTCTCCAAAGTCTGAAAGTTAAAAACACAGTCCTTGAATCCAACGAATCCTTCTCGCTCGCCGTTTTCCCAAGCCCCTTAAAGAACAATTCTATCACGAATCTCAACCTCAAAGGTACACCACTATACTTCCTTAAAGATCGCGCCTTCTGTAACTTCCCTCTGCTCGAGAGCCTGAACTTGCAACGCTGTTCTTTAAGGGCCATGTACGGTTCCCCTTTCATCTGCCTTACACGTCTAAGGAGGCTCAAACTCAAAAACAATGAATTGACCACTATTAAAAATGAGACCTTCCAGGGTCTGGTAAGCTTGACGTCCCTGAAGCTGACGAAGAATAAAATTGTATTCTACGACGCCACACCTGTATTCGCTCCGCTAGTGAACCTTGACGTTCTGCATTTGGGCGAAAACATGATTGAAGTCCTCTTCCCCGAGTTGTTCGTCAGTCTCCCCGTATCCAAGCTCACATTAGCAATAAACTACATCTCTGAGTGGTCTGCACCCATCTTCTCGAGCATGACGAATCTCAGTAACCTGCGTCTGGACGGCAACAAGCTGCGCGCTTTAGACGAATCCATGTACAACGACATCGCAAACTTGACGAACGTTCGCATCTGTTACAACCCTTGGGACTGCACCGACTGCAACATCAAGTACGTGGCCCTGTTCCTGCTCGAAGCCGCCAACAACCACTGCTGCGTGGACTGCGTCGTCTGCAGTGAAAAGGGGTCGTTGTCCAACGTGCTTGTTATGGACGCAGCTCCGGGCACTGAGCAGGCCTGCTTACCGCCGGACTACTACGTCATAGTAGGGGTGCCCTCCATCATGCTCCTTCTCGTAGGCTCGGTGACGGGGTACGCCGTGTACACCAACAGGTGGTACATCCGCTACTTCCTGCTCTTTCTTCGCGTCAAGGTCAAGGCTTACCGGCGACTGCGCTCCGGAGATCGCTTCCTGTGGGACGCCTTCGTCTCCTACCACAGCTCGGACGCCGACTGGGTTCGCGAGCACATCGTGCCCACTCTGGAATCGACGGTCGACCGGTTCCGTCTATGCGTCGCAGAGCGGGACTTCATTCCGGGCTTGCCGATCGCGGAGAACGTGTGCAGAGGCATCTCCCAAAGCCGCAAGTCCTTGTTCGTGCTGAGCAGACAGTTTGCTGAGAGTAGGTGGTGCATGTTCGAGTTGACGCTGGCGCAGCACCGGCTCTTCGAGTCGGACCGCGAGAACCAGATGGTGTTCATTCGCAGGGAGCAGATGGACGAATCCGCCTTGTGTCCCCTGCTGTCGTACTTATTCAGGACTAAGACGTACGTCCAAGCGCCGCCCGAAGACGCCGACGAAAATGTGCGAGACTATTTTTGGCTTCAGGTGCGCGCCGCGTTGGAATT